The Nocardia arthritidis genome has a window encoding:
- a CDS encoding phospholipase C, protein MSTIRGSRNSARRTRLAVASAALLALTATSCSSSSDQASGPETATPIKHLVVIFQENVSFDHYFGTYPNAANTDGTKFTAKPDTPKIDGLTPDLLTHNPNKFQPVRLGGPNQQITCDQDHEYKDEQLALNGGKMDQFVEHTGVSEGKDCKAPLYGPQGLVMDYYDGNSVTALWNYAQHYSMSDNSWATTFGPSTVGALNLVAGQTHGVVKSVPPSGQPFPADTVLDNAGNGQGTVVGDPQPYGDDCSSRDTVQLTGTNIGDLLNKKNVTWGFFQGGFKPTDNKNGKAVCGATHNVGVELGGTGKSGDKPFDTKGDYIPHHEPFQYFESTANPHHLPPSSVDKIGQNDQANHQYDLSDFWAAADAGHLPAVSYLKAPGYQDGHAAYSDPLDEQRFLVESINHLQKLPDWKDTAVVIAYDDSDGWYDHKAPQLAMNSASEQDGYSGPGVCGDVKAKPAKYQGRCGYSQRLPLLVISPYAKSNFVDHTLTDQASVLRFIEDNWKTGRIGDDSYDEKAGALDAMFDFSGKTQPTLLLDPKTGAPQQ, encoded by the coding sequence ATGTCAACCATCCGGGGCAGCAGGAACTCTGCCCGCCGGACCCGGCTCGCCGTCGCGTCCGCGGCTCTGCTCGCGCTCACCGCGACGTCGTGTTCGAGCAGTTCCGACCAGGCGTCGGGACCCGAAACCGCGACGCCGATCAAGCATCTGGTGGTGATCTTCCAGGAGAACGTGTCCTTCGATCACTACTTCGGCACCTACCCGAACGCGGCCAACACCGACGGCACCAAGTTCACCGCGAAACCGGATACGCCGAAGATCGACGGGCTCACCCCGGATCTGTTGACGCACAACCCCAACAAGTTCCAGCCCGTCCGGCTCGGCGGCCCGAACCAGCAGATCACCTGCGACCAGGACCACGAGTACAAGGACGAGCAGCTCGCCCTCAACGGCGGCAAGATGGACCAGTTCGTCGAGCACACCGGGGTCTCCGAGGGCAAGGACTGCAAGGCGCCGCTGTACGGCCCGCAGGGCCTGGTGATGGACTACTACGACGGCAATTCGGTGACCGCGCTGTGGAACTACGCGCAGCACTACTCGATGAGCGACAACTCGTGGGCCACCACCTTCGGCCCGTCGACGGTCGGCGCGCTGAACCTGGTCGCGGGCCAGACCCACGGGGTGGTCAAGTCGGTGCCGCCGTCGGGCCAGCCCTTCCCCGCCGACACCGTGCTGGACAACGCGGGCAACGGCCAGGGCACCGTGGTCGGCGACCCGCAGCCGTACGGCGACGACTGCTCGAGCCGCGACACTGTGCAGCTGACCGGCACCAATATCGGTGACCTGCTGAACAAGAAGAACGTCACCTGGGGCTTCTTCCAGGGCGGCTTCAAGCCCACCGACAACAAGAACGGCAAGGCCGTCTGCGGCGCCACCCACAATGTCGGCGTCGAACTCGGCGGCACGGGCAAGTCGGGTGACAAGCCGTTCGACACCAAGGGCGATTACATCCCGCACCACGAGCCCTTCCAGTACTTCGAGTCCACCGCGAACCCGCACCACCTGCCGCCGAGCTCGGTGGACAAGATCGGCCAGAACGATCAGGCCAACCACCAGTACGACCTGTCCGATTTCTGGGCGGCCGCCGATGCGGGCCACCTGCCCGCGGTGAGCTACCTCAAGGCCCCCGGCTACCAGGACGGCCACGCCGCGTACTCCGATCCGCTGGACGAGCAGCGCTTCCTCGTCGAATCCATCAACCACCTGCAGAAGCTGCCGGACTGGAAGGACACCGCGGTCGTCATCGCCTACGACGACTCCGACGGCTGGTACGACCACAAGGCCCCGCAGCTGGCGATGAACTCGGCCTCGGAGCAGGACGGCTACAGCGGCCCGGGCGTATGCGGTGACGTGAAGGCCAAGCCCGCCAAGTACCAGGGTCGTTGCGGTTACAGCCAGCGGCTGCCGCTGCTGGTGATCTCGCCGTACGCCAAGTCGAACTTCGTCGACCACACGCTGACCGATCAGGCGTCGGTCCTGCGCTTCATCGAGGACAACTGGAAGACCGGCCGGATCGGCGACGATTCCTACGACGAGAAGGCGGGCGCGCTGGACGCGATGTTCGACTTCTCCGGGAAGACCCAGCCCACCCTGCTGCTCGACCCGAAGACGGGTGCGCCGCAGCAGTAG
- a CDS encoding purple acid phosphatase family protein, producing the protein MDENEQSPGNAAEPRRFNRRTLFGAAGAAAVVGGAAGIGGGAVLFGKTSGPDLWRRPDRAGAPRVGGLHLQFGSDAATEAVVSWHTSVPVDNPRVLLGSPNGGFGQVFQARTVTYRDGKSQREVRVNHARITGLAPDTDYVYAAVHDGTTPELGTLRTAPRGRAAFRFTSFGDQATPTLTKQVNGTFTNDNRGTPAAGDITAGIEQFAPLFNLINGDLCYADLATDRVRTWSDWFDSNSRSARYRPWMPAPGNHENELGNGPIGFGAYQAYFALPDSGSDPETRGLWYSFTAGAVRVISLANDDICLQDGGNSYVHGYSGGAQKRWLEAELAKARADRGIDWVVVCMHQTAFSTSRTGNGADLGIRQEWLPLFDKYGVDLVVCGHEHHYERAHAVRGVLGTETLTPAPVSSSDEIDTSKGTVHLVIGGGGTSTPSNQTLYDTPRARVLMSVGAYDPAIRRKAQNYVEEDAPWSAFRDRVNPYGFVVFDVDPGQRGGRTTMKATYYALTGPADDPTPVDRFTLTRPRTD; encoded by the coding sequence GTGGATGAGAACGAACAGTCGCCGGGCAACGCGGCCGAGCCGCGCAGATTCAATCGCCGGACGCTGTTCGGCGCGGCGGGAGCGGCCGCGGTGGTGGGCGGCGCGGCCGGAATCGGCGGCGGCGCGGTCCTTTTCGGTAAAACGAGCGGACCCGACCTGTGGCGGCGGCCGGATCGGGCCGGTGCGCCGCGGGTGGGCGGGCTGCATCTGCAGTTCGGCTCCGACGCGGCCACCGAGGCGGTGGTGTCCTGGCACACCAGTGTGCCCGTCGACAATCCGCGGGTGCTGCTCGGTTCGCCGAACGGTGGTTTCGGACAGGTCTTCCAGGCGCGGACGGTGACCTACCGGGACGGCAAGTCGCAGCGGGAGGTTCGGGTGAACCACGCTCGAATCACCGGGCTCGCACCGGATACCGACTACGTCTACGCGGCGGTGCACGACGGCACGACGCCGGAACTGGGCACTCTGCGTACCGCGCCGCGCGGCCGGGCGGCGTTCCGCTTCACCAGCTTCGGCGATCAGGCGACCCCGACGCTCACCAAACAGGTCAACGGGACGTTCACCAACGACAACCGCGGCACCCCGGCCGCGGGCGATATCACCGCAGGCATCGAACAATTCGCGCCGCTGTTCAATCTCATCAACGGCGACCTCTGCTACGCGGACCTGGCCACCGACCGGGTCCGCACCTGGTCGGACTGGTTCGACAGCAATTCCCGCTCCGCACGCTACCGGCCGTGGATGCCCGCGCCGGGCAATCACGAGAACGAACTGGGTAACGGGCCGATCGGATTCGGCGCGTACCAGGCCTATTTCGCGCTGCCCGACTCCGGATCCGATCCGGAGACCCGCGGCCTGTGGTACTCGTTCACCGCGGGCGCGGTGCGGGTGATCAGCCTGGCCAACGACGATATCTGCCTGCAGGACGGCGGCAACTCCTACGTGCACGGCTATTCCGGCGGCGCCCAGAAACGTTGGCTGGAGGCGGAATTGGCGAAGGCACGGGCGGATCGCGGCATCGACTGGGTGGTGGTGTGCATGCACCAGACCGCGTTCTCCACCTCGCGCACCGGTAACGGCGCCGACCTCGGCATCCGGCAGGAGTGGCTGCCGCTGTTCGACAAATACGGGGTCGACCTGGTGGTCTGCGGGCACGAGCACCACTACGAGCGCGCGCATGCCGTGCGCGGCGTGCTCGGCACCGAAACCCTCACGCCCGCACCGGTTTCCTCGTCCGACGAGATCGACACCTCGAAGGGTACGGTGCACCTGGTGATCGGCGGCGGCGGTACCTCGACGCCGTCGAATCAGACGCTCTACGACACGCCGCGGGCGCGGGTGCTGATGAGCGTCGGCGCCTACGATCCGGCGATCCGCCGCAAGGCGCAGAACTACGTCGAGGAGGATGCGCCGTGGTCGGCGTTCCGCGACCGGGTGAACCCTTACGGCTTCGTTGTTTTCGATGTCGATCCGGGGCAGCGCGGGGGAAGGACCACCATGAAGGCGACCTATTACGCGCTGACCGGGCCCGCCGACGATCCGACTCCCGTCGACCGGTTCACCCTCACCCGTCCGCGCACCGACTGA
- a CDS encoding siderophore-interacting protein, with the protein MARARTTLTVLRTEQLTPHLIRIHFGGPGFAAFKPNEFTDAYVKFIFPRDGIEVLRTYTVHSIDLDGETLAADFVLHGSDGIAGPWAAKVQPGETIDLYGPGGAYAPRPDADWHLLAGDEAALPAIAAALAALPPDARGRAFVEVTGPEDELPLRKPDGVEFTWLHRGAAEPGELLAAAVRKAPWDNGNVQVFIHGEAKAVMHDLRRYIRKERNVPAEWANSISGYWRRGRTEEGFREWKRDLAAAESAPATA; encoded by the coding sequence ATGGCCCGGGCCCGCACCACCCTCACCGTGTTGCGCACCGAACAGCTCACCCCGCACCTGATCCGCATCCACTTCGGCGGTCCGGGCTTCGCGGCGTTCAAACCGAACGAATTCACCGACGCCTACGTCAAATTCATCTTCCCGCGCGACGGCATCGAGGTGCTGCGCACCTATACGGTGCATTCGATCGACCTCGATGGCGAAACCTTGGCCGCCGACTTCGTCTTGCACGGCTCCGATGGCATCGCCGGACCGTGGGCAGCCAAGGTCCAACCCGGCGAAACGATTGATCTGTACGGGCCGGGTGGTGCGTACGCGCCGCGCCCCGACGCGGATTGGCATCTGCTGGCCGGTGACGAGGCCGCACTGCCCGCCATCGCCGCCGCACTCGCCGCCCTGCCGCCGGATGCGCGCGGCCGGGCGTTCGTCGAGGTGACCGGCCCGGAAGATGAACTGCCCCTGCGTAAACCGGACGGCGTCGAGTTCACCTGGCTGCACCGCGGCGCCGCCGAGCCCGGCGAACTCCTCGCCGCCGCGGTCCGGAAAGCGCCGTGGGACAACGGGAATGTGCAGGTCTTCATCCACGGCGAGGCCAAAGCCGTAATGCACGACCTGCGCCGCTACATCCGCAAGGAGCGCAATGTGCCCGCGGAATGGGCGAATTCGATCTCCGGCTACTGGCGGCGCGGCCGCACCGAGGAGGGCTTCCGGGAATGGAAGCGCGACCTCGCCGCCGCCGAATCGGCCCCGGCCACGGCGTAG
- a CDS encoding YbfB/YjiJ family MFS transporter, producing MAVAVTTDLVDRRAAWHTVARAGVALVAAMGVGRFAYTPILPIMHAQAGMSAQTGALVATGNYVGYFGGAVAAVLAPRIAVSRKAWRVALLALVLSMAAMPLSRNGIVWFALRLIAGATSALILVFALHAVAAVAGGRKVLAGWAFGGVGVGIALSGALVLALEHASWRATWSACAVLAAACALYAWPLVVAEPAAATSAPPQHDPAGRAPGFGALMASYTLEGVGYIIAGTFLVAAVQRTAPAEIGSAAWILVGLAAFPSTVLWTRLAHRFAERTLLVIALAAQSAGMALPALFGGMVAAMVSAVLFGATFMGIVALATGIGTHLRGPRAVALLTTGYAAGQVLGPLLAAPLLHSGYRQALLLGAGLVAASMVAALGIGNRR from the coding sequence ATGGCCGTCGCGGTGACCACCGATCTCGTCGATCGCCGGGCGGCCTGGCATACGGTCGCCCGCGCCGGGGTCGCGCTTGTGGCGGCGATGGGTGTCGGGCGGTTCGCGTACACGCCGATCCTGCCGATCATGCACGCGCAGGCCGGAATGTCGGCGCAGACCGGCGCGCTGGTGGCCACCGGAAACTATGTCGGTTACTTCGGCGGGGCGGTCGCCGCGGTGCTCGCGCCGCGAATCGCGGTGTCCCGCAAGGCATGGCGGGTGGCATTGCTCGCACTGGTGCTCTCGATGGCCGCGATGCCGTTGTCGCGCAACGGCATCGTCTGGTTCGCGCTGCGGCTGATAGCGGGTGCGACCAGCGCGTTGATCCTGGTGTTCGCGCTGCACGCGGTCGCCGCGGTGGCCGGAGGACGAAAGGTGCTGGCCGGGTGGGCATTCGGCGGTGTCGGTGTCGGCATCGCGCTCTCCGGCGCGCTGGTCCTCGCGCTGGAGCACGCCTCGTGGCGCGCGACGTGGTCGGCCTGCGCCGTACTCGCGGCGGCCTGCGCCTTATACGCCTGGCCGCTGGTCGTAGCCGAACCCGCCGCGGCGACTTCGGCACCGCCACAGCATGATCCGGCGGGGCGCGCACCCGGGTTCGGCGCGCTGATGGCCAGCTACACCTTGGAGGGTGTCGGCTACATCATCGCTGGCACCTTCCTCGTCGCCGCCGTCCAGCGCACCGCACCGGCCGAAATCGGCAGCGCCGCATGGATTCTGGTCGGCCTGGCGGCCTTCCCGTCCACCGTGCTGTGGACCCGCCTCGCGCACCGGTTCGCCGAGCGCACACTGCTCGTCATCGCACTGGCCGCCCAATCCGCCGGTATGGCACTGCCCGCCCTATTCGGCGGCATGGTGGCGGCCATGGTGTCGGCGGTACTGTTCGGCGCGACCTTCATGGGCATCGTCGCGCTGGCCACCGGTATCGGCACCCACCTGCGCGGCCCGCGCGCGGTGGCGCTGCTCACCACCGGATACGCGGCGGGTCAGGTGCTCGGGCCGCTGCTCGCCGCGCCGCTGCTGCACAGCGGTTACCGGCAGGCGCTGCTGCTCGGGGCCGGTCTGGTCGCGGCGTCGATGGTCGCGGCCCTCGGGATAGGCAATCGCCGATAG
- a CDS encoding LysR family transcriptional regulator, with protein sequence MEVELRHLRAFTAVARHRSFTAAAAELLITQPALSRTVRQLEAILRIRLLDRSSRQVHLTETGAEFLTQAERVLAAVDQALDVARKRIVLRLGFAWLLPDPWAQDAVAGFEEATGGTVAMVRVDDPVAALRNSVIDIALVRGDIRPSGMRRVPLYEERRIAICSERSDLATHTRLDWSEVRNWPLVINTLSGTTTPALWPPELRPQRLVETANYDEWLESVAANRGIGITPTVAQRRNIHSAVRYVPLTGAPTVSVQLCYPNQHGGKLIRDFVEAARRAVPENGD encoded by the coding sequence GTGGAGGTCGAACTGCGTCATCTCCGGGCGTTCACCGCGGTGGCCCGGCACCGCTCGTTCACCGCGGCCGCCGCGGAATTGCTGATCACCCAGCCCGCGCTGAGCCGGACCGTGCGGCAGCTGGAGGCGATTCTGCGAATTCGGTTGCTGGACAGATCTTCCCGGCAGGTGCACCTCACCGAGACCGGCGCGGAATTCCTGACGCAGGCCGAACGCGTGCTCGCGGCGGTGGATCAGGCGCTCGACGTCGCGCGCAAGCGGATCGTGCTGCGGCTCGGATTCGCCTGGCTGCTGCCCGATCCGTGGGCGCAGGACGCCGTCGCGGGCTTCGAGGAGGCCACCGGCGGCACGGTCGCCATGGTCCGCGTCGACGATCCGGTGGCCGCGCTGCGCAACAGTGTCATCGATATCGCCTTGGTGCGCGGTGATATTCGGCCATCCGGCATGCGGCGGGTGCCGCTGTACGAGGAGCGGCGGATCGCGATCTGTTCGGAGCGCAGCGATTTGGCGACCCATACCCGCCTGGACTGGTCCGAGGTGCGGAACTGGCCGCTGGTGATCAACACGCTCAGCGGCACGACGACCCCGGCGCTGTGGCCACCCGAGCTACGGCCGCAGCGCCTCGTCGAGACCGCCAACTACGACGAGTGGCTGGAATCCGTTGCGGCCAACCGCGGTATCGGCATCACGCCGACGGTCGCCCAGCGCCGCAATATCCATTCCGCGGTGCGCTACGTCCCGCTCACCGGCGCGCCGACCGTCAGCGTTCAGCTGTGCTATCCGAATCAGCACGGCGGCAAGCTGATTCGCGATTTCGTCGAGGCCGCGCGGCGCGCGGTGCCGGAGAACGGGGATTAG
- a CDS encoding C40 family peptidase, translating to MATHHRRRFGGILCTLGIAAALPISAHADPSPPDPPSAYVDVAAATVWTSPQSPRPVDRPALTNPVDLRRWLADMTLAQQEALTSDNLTQTQAVYGDRVYVLREQGDWDEVAVAGQPTPKNSLGYPGWIPKAQLTTNPIFAALKDNRPFAQADLAPTTSLFEDSGLSRPALEISAGTRLPVLAQIGGAIAVAIPDGPPKWLDANTVHVYQRETDIPYPTGEDLVRFATLFLDRPYLWGGRSGFGMDCSGFTSTIYQVNGITLPRDAAPQAMYGNGRPVDQNQLRAGDLLFYADDLKDPNSIYHVAMYIGEQRMIEAFDAATPVRITPVRFGPNYWGAERYLRS from the coding sequence ATGGCCACTCATCATCGCCGCCGTTTCGGCGGCATATTGTGCACATTGGGCATAGCCGCCGCGCTGCCGATATCCGCCCACGCCGACCCCTCGCCGCCGGATCCACCCAGCGCCTACGTCGATGTGGCGGCGGCCACCGTATGGACCTCCCCGCAGAGCCCGCGTCCGGTCGATCGGCCCGCGCTGACCAATCCCGTCGATCTGCGGCGCTGGCTCGCGGATATGACGCTGGCCCAGCAGGAGGCGCTCACCTCGGACAATCTCACGCAGACCCAGGCGGTTTACGGTGATCGCGTGTATGTCCTGCGGGAGCAGGGCGATTGGGACGAGGTCGCGGTGGCCGGACAGCCGACGCCGAAGAACTCGCTCGGCTATCCCGGCTGGATACCGAAGGCGCAGCTCACCACGAATCCGATCTTCGCCGCGCTGAAGGACAATCGCCCGTTCGCACAGGCCGACCTCGCCCCGACCACCTCACTGTTCGAGGATTCCGGGCTGTCCCGCCCCGCACTCGAAATCAGCGCGGGCACAAGGCTTCCCGTACTCGCCCAGATCGGCGGGGCGATCGCGGTCGCCATCCCGGACGGACCACCGAAGTGGCTCGACGCCAACACCGTCCACGTCTATCAGCGCGAAACGGATATCCCCTACCCGACCGGTGAGGATCTGGTGCGGTTCGCGACCCTGTTCCTGGACCGTCCCTACCTGTGGGGCGGGCGTTCCGGCTTCGGGATGGACTGCTCCGGCTTCACCTCGACCATCTACCAGGTCAACGGCATCACCCTGCCGAGGGATGCCGCGCCGCAGGCGATGTACGGCAACGGCAGGCCGGTCGACCAGAACCAGTTGCGGGCGGGCGATCTGCTGTTCTACGCCGACGATCTGAAGGATCCGAATTCGATCTACCACGTCGCGATGTACATCGGCGAGCAGCGGATGATCGAGGCGTTCGACGCCGCGACGCCGGTACGGATCACGCCGGTGCGATTCGGGCCGAATTACTGGGGCGCCGAACGGTATCTGCGTTCCTGA
- a CDS encoding LLM class flavin-dependent oxidoreductase, translating to MIDVPLSVLDLAPVQVDSSAGDGLRATTELARRTEALGYQRFWVAEHHNMPGIASSAPAVVLAHLAAATERIRVGSGGVMLPNHAPLVVAEQFGTLHALHPGRIDLGIGRAPGTDQATALALRRTKEGLSGDSFPQELVALLDYFRDKGPGGIIATPGRGERPEVWLLGSSGFSAQVAALLGLRFAFAHHIAPNNTEQALALYRDNFQPSEGLDRPHAMVAVAAICADTDERAEELSRPRDLAFAYLTAGRPQAVPTPEQAAGFPRNDREREFVAHRRKGQLLGSPETVRRQLTDLVRRTEPDELMFNTMVYDIDDRVRSFELIKKKVVA from the coding sequence ATGATCGACGTCCCGCTGTCCGTGTTGGATTTGGCCCCCGTGCAGGTGGATAGTTCGGCCGGCGACGGGTTGCGGGCCACCACCGAATTGGCGCGGCGTACCGAAGCGCTTGGGTACCAGCGGTTCTGGGTGGCGGAACATCACAATATGCCGGGTATCGCCAGTTCGGCGCCCGCAGTGGTGCTCGCGCATCTCGCGGCGGCGACCGAGCGGATCCGGGTCGGGTCGGGCGGGGTCATGCTGCCCAATCACGCGCCGTTGGTGGTGGCCGAGCAGTTCGGCACCTTGCACGCGCTGCATCCGGGCCGGATCGATCTGGGGATCGGCCGCGCGCCGGGCACCGATCAGGCCACGGCGCTGGCGCTGCGCCGCACGAAGGAGGGCCTGTCCGGGGATTCGTTCCCGCAGGAGTTGGTGGCGCTCCTCGACTACTTCCGGGACAAGGGTCCCGGCGGGATCATCGCGACGCCGGGGCGCGGCGAACGACCCGAGGTGTGGCTGCTCGGTTCGAGCGGGTTCAGCGCGCAGGTCGCGGCGCTGCTCGGGCTGCGGTTCGCCTTCGCCCATCACATCGCGCCGAACAACACCGAGCAGGCGCTCGCGCTGTACCGGGACAACTTCCAGCCCTCGGAGGGTCTGGATCGGCCGCATGCGATGGTCGCGGTCGCCGCGATCTGCGCCGACACCGACGAACGCGCCGAGGAACTTTCCCGCCCAAGGGATCTCGCGTTCGCGTATCTGACGGCGGGCCGCCCGCAGGCGGTTCCGACGCCGGAGCAGGCCGCCGGCTTCCCGCGCAACGACCGGGAGCGGGAATTCGTCGCGCACCGGCGCAAGGGTCAGCTGCTCGGTTCGCCCGAGACGGTGCGCCGCCAGCTCACGGATCTGGTGCGCCGCACCGAACCGGACGAGCTGATGTTCAACACCATGGTCTACGACATCGACGACCGGGTCCGCTCGTTCGAACTGATCAAGAAGAAAGTGGTGGCCTGA